Proteins found in one Oryza glaberrima chromosome 4, OglaRS2, whole genome shotgun sequence genomic segment:
- the LOC127770010 gene encoding uncharacterized protein LOC127770010, which yields MIIASAPANSASTRTPTGSRVPPLRSQDYHQPSLSVAGAGPSRRSRGHDERSIRSPPERHRERRVERPHSLHRRRPVDLRDTINQRRAARGHTPHHSPDRYDDDMDGVAAFTNDLHRVDWPAGFKPPGIEKYDDTTNPESWLTIYGLAIRAAGGDSKAMANYLPVALADSARSWLHGLPRGTIGSWAELRDHFIANSQGTFERPGTHFDLYNIIQKSGESLRDYIRRFFEQRNKISDITNDVIIAAFTKGICHEDLVGKFGRKPPKTVKQMFEKANEYAKAEDAITASKQSGTTWKPKKDMPAAGGSGSNNHKDRERKPEELVATTTPSSRQRSRVNTFEKIMNSQCPHHPNSNHAAKDCFIYKQFTEQYAKNARKPSDGDQGTSKKKDDEDDAPTGFQDHRKELNHIFGGPLAYESKRK from the coding sequence ATGATCATTGCCTCGGCTCCGGCCAACTCCGCAAGTACccgcaccccgactggtagccgagtacctcctcttcgatctcaagattatcaccagccaagcctcagcgtcgccggcgccggacctagtcgcaggagcaggggacaTGATGAGCGATCTATCCGCTCGCCTCCCGAACGACATAGGGAGCGTCGAGTTGAACGACCACACTCCCTACATCGAAGgcgccccgtcgatcttcgcgacaccatcaaccagcgccgcgcaGCAAGAGGCCATACTCCCCATCATTCACCtgatcgctacgacgacgatatggacggagttgctgccttcacaaatGATTTGcatcgagtggattggccagccggctttaagccgcctggaatcgagaagtatgacgacACCACCAAccctgagtcttggctcaccatctatggtctcgcaatccgcgcagcaggaggagacagcaaagccatggcgaaTTATCTGCCTGTGGCCttagcggattctgcccggtcctggcttcacgggctaccccgcggcacaatcggatcatgggcagaACTACgtgaccacttcatcgccaactccCAAGGCACTTTTGAACGCCCTGGTACACACtttgatctctacaacatcattcagaagtctggagagtcccttcgagattacatccgacgcttctttgagcaacgcaacaagatctccgacatcaccaaCGACGTCATCATTGCCGCCTTTACTAAAGGCATTTGCCACGAGGatctagtcggcaagttcggacgcaaacctcccaagacggttaagcagatgtttgaaaaagccaacgagtatgctaaagccgaagatgctattactgcgtccaaacagtcgggcaccacttggaagccgaagaaagaCATGCCGGccgcaggagggagtggaagtaacaatcacaaggatcgcgagcgtaagcccgaagaacttgtggcgacAACTactccatcttcccgacaacgttcccgcgtcaacaccttcgagaagataatgaactcccaatgtccgcatcatcccaactccaaccacgcggccaaagattgcttcatTTACAAACAATTTACGGAGCAATACGCCAAGAACGCACGTAAGCCTTCAGACGGggatcaaggcacatcaaagaagaaagatgatgaagacgatgccccgactggttttcaggaccatcgcaaggaactcaatcacatcttcggcggacccctggcttatgaatctaagagaaAATAG